Below is a genomic region from Citrobacter europaeus.
GAAGCTGCGCGACTCGATGCGCGCTCTATCGCGACCCTGTTTGAACTGTGCGAGCGTCTGCAAATGCAGCTGATTATCGCCGCGCCGGAAAACATCAGCCCAGAGAAAGGCACTACCTATAAACTGGTGCGTAAAGTCTTCCAGAACACCGAACACGTTCACGTGGTGGGTCTGCGCGGGTTTGCGCCTCAGTTACCTGAGCCGCTCCCTGGCACCGAAGATGCTTCCTCGCAGGCAAGCTAAACAAAAAGGCGGCTAAATGGCCGCCTTCTTTTTTTCCGAAAATTCTCAATACCTGGTGTAATTTCTTTAGACTTCTTTACATTAGGTTAGGCAAAAACTTTTTCATGTTTATATACTAAAGGTAAGCCTAACGCGTCACAGGCTTGCTCGTCATACTTCAGCTTGTATTGGCGTTTTACAGGTCCGACCCCGTTAAAATAAAAGGGGAATACACACGGCCTGGCTACTCAAAGTATGATAAAGAAAACAGGGGGCAAGGGATGTTGCTTAATAAAATGTGTGGTCGTCGGCTGTCGGCAATCAGTTTGTGCCTGGCCGTAACATTCGCTCCACTGTTCAATGCGCAGGCCGATGAGCCTGAAATGATCCCTGGCGATAGCTCAGCGACCGTCAGTGAACAGCCAACAGCGTTATCACAGCCGCAGGTTCAATCTTCCGCGACGGCTATCATGGCGGGTATTCAACCGCTGCCTGAGGGTGTGTCAGTTGATAACGCCCGCGCTGAACTACAATCTCAACTTCCAGCGGGCTATACGCCGGTGTATATGAGCCAGTTGGAACTGCTGTATGCCGCACGCGAAATGAAACCGATGTGGGAAAATCGTGATGCGGTAAAAGCCTTTCAGCAACAGTTAGCCGAGGTGGCGATTGCCGGTTTTCAGCCGCAGTTTACTACCTGGGTCGCACTTCTGACTGATCCGGCAGTTACGGGCCAGGCGCGGGACATCGTCCTCTCTGATGCGATGATGGGCTATCTGCACTTTATCGCCAACATCCCCGTCAAAGGTAATCGCTGGCTCTATAGTAATAAGCCCTATGCGCTGACGACCCCGCCAATTTCCGTGATCAATCAGTGGCAGGTGGCGCTGGATAATGGTCAACTGACTTCGTTTATTGCCAACCTGGCGCCTCAGCATCCACAGTATGCGGCAATGCATGAATCGCTGCTCAAGCTGGTGGGCGATACGCGCCCCTGGCCGCAGTTAACCAGTACCGCAACGCTGCGCCCGGGAGAGTGGAGTAACGACATCCCTGCGCTGCGTGAAATTTTACGCCGCACCGGGATGCTGGAATCCGTTGTCAGTCCGGCTGCCAAAGAAGGTCGTAGCGCTTACGATCGTGAACTTGTTGACGCGGTAAAGCGTTTTCAGACGTGGCAGGGGCTTGGAGCCGATGGTGCGATTGGCCCTGCGACGCGTGACTGGCTGAACGTGACGCCGGCTCAGCGTGCGGGGGTGCTGGCATTAAATATTCAGCGCTTGCGCCTGCTGCCTGGTGAGTTGTCTACCGGTATCATGGTGAACATTCCTGCCTACTCGCTGGTTTATTATCAGAACGGCAATCAGGTGCTGGCCTCGCGCGTGATCGTCGGGCGTCCCGATCGTAAAACGCCAATGATGAGCAGCGCGCTGAATAACGTAGTCGTTAACCCGCCGTGGAACGTGCCGCCAACGCTGGCCCGAAAAGATATCCTGCCTAAGGTCTGGAATGATCCGGGGTATCTTGAGCGTCACGGTTATACCGTGATGCGCGGCTGGAACAGCAAAGAGACGATAGATCCGTGGCAGGTAGACTGGGCTACCATCACTGCCTCCAATCTGCCGTTCCGCTTCCAGCAGGCTCCGGGAGCGCGTAACTCGCTCGGACGCTATAAATTCAACATGCCGAGTTCGGACGCTATTTATCTGCACGACACGCCGAACCACAATCTGTTCCAGAAGGATACGCGGGCATTAAGCTCCGGCTGCGTGCGGGTGAATAAGGCCTCTGAGCTGGCAAATATGCTGCTACAGGATGCGGGCTGGAATGATACACGCATCTCGGATGCCCTGAAGCAAGGGGATACGCGGTACGTGAATATTCGCCAGAATATCCCGGTCAACCTCTACTATCTGACCGCATTTGTTGGCCCGGATGGTCGTACGCAGTATCGTACAGATATTTACAATTACGATCTGACAGCGCGATCCAGTGCACAAATTGTGTCAAAAGCCGAACAATTAATCAGATAAATGAAGCAGTTCGAGGAAAATGATTGTCGTAAGTTATGTTGGAAACGGGGCGAAATGGCTGCAAGCCCCGTATTTCCTGGGGTTGGGAGCCTTGACGTGGACTACTTAGCCAGATAAGGTTTCCTGCGTGCGCTAGAGCATACATACGATAACATTGACCTTGTAGACCTTAATACCATGGACAAATTTGACGCTAATCGCCGCAAACTGCTGGCGCTTGGTGGCATTGCCCTCGGCGCTGCCATCCTGCCTACGCCTGCGTTTGCCACACTCTCTACCCCACGTCCGCGTATATTGACTCTGAATAACCTGCATACCGGTGAGTCAATAAAAGCAGAGTTTTTTGATGGCAGGGGCTATATTCAGGACGAATTAGCAAAACTTAACCACTTTTTCCGTGATTTTCGGGCCAATAAAGTGAAATCCATTGACCCGGGACTGTTTGATCAACTCTTCCGTCTGCAGGGCCTGCTGGGCACGCGTAAACCCGTACAGCTTATCTCAGGCTATCGCTCTATCGATACCAATAACGAACTCCGTGCGCGCAGCCGCGGTGTGGCAAAGAAAAGCTACCACACTAAAGGCCAGGCCATGGATTTCCATATCGAAGGCATC
It encodes:
- the ldtD gene encoding L,D-transpeptidase; translated protein: MLLNKMCGRRLSAISLCLAVTFAPLFNAQADEPEMIPGDSSATVSEQPTALSQPQVQSSATAIMAGIQPLPEGVSVDNARAELQSQLPAGYTPVYMSQLELLYAAREMKPMWENRDAVKAFQQQLAEVAIAGFQPQFTTWVALLTDPAVTGQARDIVLSDAMMGYLHFIANIPVKGNRWLYSNKPYALTTPPISVINQWQVALDNGQLTSFIANLAPQHPQYAAMHESLLKLVGDTRPWPQLTSTATLRPGEWSNDIPALREILRRTGMLESVVSPAAKEGRSAYDRELVDAVKRFQTWQGLGADGAIGPATRDWLNVTPAQRAGVLALNIQRLRLLPGELSTGIMVNIPAYSLVYYQNGNQVLASRVIVGRPDRKTPMMSSALNNVVVNPPWNVPPTLARKDILPKVWNDPGYLERHGYTVMRGWNSKETIDPWQVDWATITASNLPFRFQQAPGARNSLGRYKFNMPSSDAIYLHDTPNHNLFQKDTRALSSGCVRVNKASELANMLLQDAGWNDTRISDALKQGDTRYVNIRQNIPVNLYYLTAFVGPDGRTQYRTDIYNYDLTARSSAQIVSKAEQLIR
- a CDS encoding YcbK family protein, producing the protein MDKFDANRRKLLALGGIALGAAILPTPAFATLSTPRPRILTLNNLHTGESIKAEFFDGRGYIQDELAKLNHFFRDFRANKVKSIDPGLFDQLFRLQGLLGTRKPVQLISGYRSIDTNNELRARSRGVAKKSYHTKGQAMDFHIEGIALSNIRKAALSMRAGGVGYYPSSNFVHIDTGPARHW